In Aliiglaciecola sp. LCG003, a genomic segment contains:
- a CDS encoding sugar-binding domain-containing protein, which yields MRKAIILSAHLLCLLVLTACQNDNPSAHHDTGVQASITSETPVSQTLNFNKDWLFKKSQTEQSAGKISAAWQTVDLPHTPRLEPQIVNHQWQGFAWYQKTFQVPESWLDKAVLIRFEGAMNVADIWLNGEKVGGHIGGYLPFTLDLSPYLKSGDNQIQVRLDNRDNEITGPKPLHLLDFNTYGGLYRDVNLLIKDKLMITDEMLANEVAGGGIFVTFPKVSESSSVLVVKTQLQNRYAAAKSVRVEQTLLWQSTPVANNVQRTQLLENQSLHVEQRIEAKQVKLWSPKTPNLYSLQTKVFDGERLVEQQSRKIGFREFTFNQQHELLINGEKTFLRGVNRHQDYPHVGYATSAQADYRDAVKIKAAGFDYVRLSHYPHSTAFMQAADELGLVLIDAVLGWQYYNPDPAFEAHIIQSCADLIRRDRNHASVLGWECSLNESDMPDDFIARLDDTVHKEFPGAYSAGWEKGYDIYLQARQHRLQHYETPNQPYVVSEYGDWEYYAQNAGLNQDNWGDLKDEERTSRQLLNSGEKRLLQQSMNLQEAHDDNHTVPAFADGYWVMFDYNRGYADDIESSGIASLYRQPKYSYYFFASQRDADEVSDAYASGPMVHIASEWTKNSATKIRVFSNAQQVALYLNDELVEQKSASRDKYSQHLAHPPIHFDVAEFRPGTLRADAIIDGKVVASHTVATPGEATQLALRLDVSGVKPVAGSKDLVFVYADLLDSNGNKVPANDVALEVALSGDIQLLNQEAILTSQGQGALLIRIGDSLAGASITVSGIGLTSASLNLAQ from the coding sequence GTGCGTAAAGCCATAATATTATCTGCTCATTTGTTGTGTCTGCTGGTTTTAACTGCCTGTCAGAATGACAACCCGAGTGCGCACCACGACACAGGTGTGCAAGCGTCGATTACCAGTGAAACTCCGGTAAGTCAGACGTTAAATTTCAACAAAGACTGGTTATTTAAAAAGTCTCAAACAGAGCAATCTGCAGGCAAAATATCTGCTGCTTGGCAGACGGTAGATTTACCCCATACTCCCCGATTAGAGCCGCAAATAGTCAACCACCAATGGCAAGGATTTGCTTGGTATCAAAAAACTTTTCAAGTCCCTGAATCTTGGTTAGACAAAGCGGTGCTGATACGTTTTGAAGGGGCGATGAATGTGGCTGATATTTGGTTAAATGGTGAAAAGGTTGGTGGGCATATTGGCGGCTATTTACCGTTCACCTTAGATCTTAGCCCTTACTTGAAAAGCGGTGACAACCAGATCCAAGTTCGTTTGGATAACCGTGACAACGAAATCACCGGTCCGAAGCCTTTACATTTGCTCGATTTTAACACCTACGGTGGGTTGTATCGCGACGTCAATTTGTTGATCAAAGATAAACTAATGATCACCGATGAGATGTTAGCCAACGAAGTTGCTGGCGGCGGAATATTTGTGACCTTCCCCAAAGTCAGTGAGTCCAGCTCAGTATTAGTTGTAAAAACTCAGTTACAAAATCGCTACGCCGCAGCAAAGTCGGTGCGTGTCGAACAGACCTTATTGTGGCAATCCACGCCAGTAGCCAACAATGTTCAGCGCACACAACTGCTTGAGAACCAGTCTTTGCACGTGGAGCAGCGAATCGAAGCTAAACAGGTAAAACTATGGAGTCCCAAAACACCAAATCTTTATAGTTTGCAGACTAAAGTATTTGACGGTGAGCGATTGGTAGAACAGCAGTCGCGCAAAATTGGTTTTCGTGAATTTACCTTTAATCAGCAACATGAATTGCTGATTAATGGCGAGAAAACCTTTCTGCGCGGTGTCAATCGCCATCAGGATTATCCTCATGTTGGTTACGCAACCTCAGCTCAGGCGGATTATCGTGATGCGGTTAAAATAAAGGCTGCTGGATTTGATTATGTACGACTGTCCCATTATCCACATTCTACAGCCTTTATGCAGGCAGCTGATGAGCTTGGCTTGGTGTTAATTGATGCCGTTTTAGGCTGGCAATATTACAACCCTGATCCGGCATTTGAGGCACATATAATTCAATCCTGTGCCGACTTGATTCGGCGTGACCGTAATCATGCCAGCGTATTGGGTTGGGAATGCTCCCTGAACGAATCAGATATGCCTGATGACTTTATCGCTCGTCTGGATGACACCGTGCATAAAGAGTTCCCAGGAGCCTATTCTGCGGGCTGGGAAAAAGGCTATGACATATATTTGCAGGCCCGCCAGCATAGACTGCAACACTACGAAACTCCGAATCAACCTTATGTTGTGTCTGAATATGGTGATTGGGAATACTATGCGCAAAATGCCGGTTTGAATCAGGACAATTGGGGCGATTTAAAAGACGAAGAACGCACTAGCCGTCAATTGCTTAACAGCGGTGAAAAACGTTTGTTGCAACAGTCAATGAACCTGCAAGAAGCCCACGATGACAATCACACCGTACCTGCCTTCGCCGATGGGTATTGGGTGATGTTTGATTACAACCGTGGCTATGCTGATGACATCGAATCTTCGGGCATTGCCAGCTTGTATCGTCAACCTAAATACAGCTACTACTTTTTTGCCAGTCAACGTGATGCAGATGAAGTCAGCGATGCTTATGCCAGTGGTCCTATGGTACACATCGCCAGTGAATGGACTAAAAATTCGGCGACTAAAATACGTGTTTTTAGTAACGCACAACAGGTGGCGTTATATTTAAACGATGAGTTAGTTGAACAAAAGTCAGCTAGTCGGGATAAATATTCTCAGCATCTTGCCCATCCGCCAATTCATTTTGATGTCGCTGAATTTCGTCCTGGTACACTCCGCGCGGATGCAATTATAGATGGCAAAGTGGTTGCCAGCCATACAGTAGCAACGCCAGGAGAGGCGACTCAACTAGCATTACGCTTGGACGTCAGTGGTGTCAAACCGGTAGCTGGCAGTAAAGATCTGGTGTTTGTATATGCCGATCTGCTTGATAGCAACGGAAATAAAGTACCAGCCAACGATGTGGCCCTTGAGGTCGCGCTAAGCGGTGATATCCAGTTACTTAATCAAGAAGCCATACTGACATCTCAAGGACAGGGCGCTTTGCTGATCCGTATAGGCGACAGTTTGGCGGGGGCCAGCATCACAGTGTCTGGCATTGGATTGACTTCTGCTAGCTTAAACCTGGCGCAATAG
- the galE gene encoding UDP-glucose 4-epimerase GalE yields MNILVTGGAGYIGTHTCVALLKAGHQVVVVDDFSNSCPEAMQRVETICQQSIPFYQGDVGDKALLEKIFSENHFDGVIHFAGAKAVGESVAKPLYYYRNNVTASQTLLEVMATFDVSSLVFSSSATVYGDPHAVPILEDFPLAPTNPYGRSKLMVEQIMQDQAQADKRFNGIILRYFNPVGAHESGLIGEDPNGIPNNLMPFISQVAVGKRAQLTIFGNDYPTRDGTGVRDYIHVCDLAEGHVQALEKLHDQQGCHVLNLGTGNGVSVLEMVAAYADASHQPIPYVFAERRPGDVAQCYADASQAKQILGWQATRGLPEMVADSWHWQSGNPNG; encoded by the coding sequence GTGAATATTTTGGTTACCGGCGGTGCCGGTTACATTGGTACTCACACCTGTGTTGCCCTGCTAAAAGCCGGCCATCAGGTGGTAGTAGTTGATGACTTTAGTAACAGTTGTCCGGAAGCAATGCAGCGAGTGGAAACCATTTGCCAGCAAAGCATTCCGTTCTACCAAGGGGATGTGGGCGACAAAGCGTTGTTAGAAAAAATCTTCAGTGAAAATCATTTTGATGGCGTAATCCACTTTGCTGGGGCGAAAGCCGTTGGTGAGTCTGTAGCCAAACCGCTTTACTACTACCGTAATAATGTGACTGCCAGTCAGACGTTGCTCGAAGTTATGGCTACCTTTGATGTTAGTTCGTTGGTATTTAGCTCTTCTGCTACTGTATATGGCGACCCTCACGCAGTCCCTATCTTGGAAGACTTTCCGTTGGCACCTACCAACCCTTATGGGCGCAGTAAGCTGATGGTTGAGCAGATCATGCAGGATCAGGCGCAGGCTGATAAACGCTTCAATGGTATTATTTTGCGCTATTTCAACCCAGTAGGAGCCCACGAAAGTGGCTTAATTGGCGAAGACCCCAACGGTATTCCAAATAATCTGATGCCATTTATCTCTCAGGTGGCAGTCGGTAAACGGGCTCAATTGACTATTTTTGGCAATGACTACCCAACCCGAGACGGAACCGGTGTGCGAGATTACATCCATGTTTGTGATCTGGCCGAGGGCCATGTTCAGGCACTGGAAAAATTGCATGATCAACAAGGTTGTCACGTATTAAATCTAGGTACGGGTAATGGTGTCTCAGTGTTGGAAATGGTCGCGGCCTACGCCGATGCCAGCCATCAGCCCATCCCTTATGTTTTTGCTGAGCGTCGGCCAGGCGATGTGGCCCAATGTTACGCGGATGCCAGTCAGGCTAAGCAAATATTGGGTTGGCAGGCTACTCGCGGGTTGCCAGAAATGGTAGCGGATAGCTGGCATTGGCAGTCGGGTAATCCTAATGGTTAG
- a CDS encoding UDP-glucose--hexose-1-phosphate uridylyltransferase, whose product MSEFDVTEHPHRRFNLLTGEWVLVSPHRAKRPWQGQVEDAGEDNTPSYDPSCFLCPTNTRISGDVNPDYDSPFVFTNDFAALHQQTPDAQRDDEGLFVLSSVEGTSRVICYSPNHSLTMPELSQPQIQGIIQTWIAQYQDLSTTYQWVQVFENKGAINGCSNPHPHGQIWASSSVPTLPARADKAQAEYLQHHDKNLLLTYAQREMADGERTVVENADWIVVVPYWASWPFETLVLPKFAVTRMEELSDSQQLSLADIMQQITIRYDNLFQCAFPYSMGWHSAPYTSQYEALEGRQHWQLHCHFYPPLLRSATIKKFMVGYEMMAETQRDMTPEQAAERLRQQASIHYKTANTNN is encoded by the coding sequence ATGTCTGAATTCGATGTTACAGAACATCCTCATCGTCGCTTTAATCTCCTGACAGGGGAATGGGTGTTAGTGTCTCCACACCGCGCCAAACGCCCATGGCAAGGACAGGTAGAAGATGCTGGCGAAGATAATACACCGAGTTATGATCCGAGCTGTTTTTTGTGCCCGACAAATACTCGTATCAGTGGAGATGTGAATCCGGACTATGATTCTCCATTTGTGTTCACCAATGACTTTGCCGCTTTGCATCAACAAACACCCGATGCTCAGCGAGATGATGAAGGTCTATTTGTGCTATCGTCAGTGGAAGGCACTAGCCGCGTGATCTGCTATTCACCTAATCATAGTTTAACTATGCCGGAGCTGAGCCAGCCGCAGATCCAAGGAATAATCCAAACTTGGATTGCCCAATACCAGGATCTTTCAACAACCTACCAGTGGGTTCAAGTTTTTGAGAATAAAGGGGCGATTAATGGTTGCTCGAACCCTCACCCCCATGGACAAATTTGGGCCAGTTCTAGTGTGCCTACTTTGCCAGCACGAGCTGATAAAGCGCAAGCGGAGTACTTACAGCATCACGACAAAAATTTGCTATTAACCTATGCTCAGCGCGAGATGGCTGATGGTGAGCGTACTGTAGTGGAAAACGCGGATTGGATTGTAGTGGTTCCTTACTGGGCTTCTTGGCCTTTTGAAACCCTAGTGCTGCCAAAGTTTGCGGTTACACGGATGGAGGAACTTAGTGACAGCCAACAGCTTTCGTTGGCAGATATCATGCAGCAAATCACCATTCGCTATGACAATTTATTCCAATGCGCTTTTCCCTATTCAATGGGCTGGCACAGTGCACCCTATACAAGCCAATATGAAGCGCTAGAAGGGCGTCAACACTGGCAGTTACATTGTCACTTTTATCCGCCGTTATTGCGTTCAGCCACGATCAAAAAATTTATGGTGGGCTATGAAATGATGGCTGAAACTCAGCGCGACATGACGCCGGAACAAGCTGCTGAACGTTTGCGTCAGCAAGCGTCGATTCATTATAAAACCGCTAACACTAACAACTAA
- the galK gene encoding galactokinase, with the protein MSLTIEQLKHAFEQQFGQAPEYHFRAPGRVNLIGEHTDYNDGFVLPCAIDFETHVVAQPNGSNKIRVLAADYTYQLDCIDLEQEIAHHQEFQWANYVRGVAKSLQSREVELLGCDLAISGNVPRGAGLSSSAALEVALGLAFSTLSKHYLSKSEIALNGQQAENEFVGCNSGIMDQLISAQGQQGNALLIDCRSLSCKPVEMPESLSVVIINSNVKRGLVDSEYNMRRMQCETGADLCNVSSLRDLSEAQFATFEDQLDPVTAKRVRHVVTENARTQAAAIALQNADVQTLSALMAASHVSMRDDFEITVPQIDYLVELVAAIITDSGGVRMTGGGFGGCVVALVPHKKVAEVKASIATHYPAKTGLIADVFVCRPSAGAEIVVQP; encoded by the coding sequence ATGAGCTTAACAATCGAACAATTAAAACATGCTTTTGAACAGCAATTTGGTCAGGCCCCGGAGTATCATTTTCGTGCCCCTGGACGAGTCAACCTGATTGGAGAACATACCGACTACAATGATGGTTTTGTATTGCCTTGCGCTATCGATTTTGAAACCCATGTGGTTGCACAGCCCAACGGCAGTAATAAAATACGGGTGTTGGCTGCGGATTACACGTACCAGCTTGATTGTATTGACCTTGAGCAGGAAATTGCTCACCACCAGGAATTTCAGTGGGCTAATTATGTGCGCGGCGTGGCTAAAAGCCTGCAATCGCGGGAAGTTGAATTGCTGGGGTGTGATTTAGCCATCAGCGGTAATGTACCTCGTGGCGCAGGACTAAGCTCCTCAGCCGCCCTTGAAGTGGCGCTGGGGTTGGCATTTAGTACCTTAAGTAAGCACTACTTATCTAAATCCGAAATCGCTCTGAATGGCCAACAAGCAGAAAACGAGTTTGTCGGCTGTAATAGCGGCATTATGGATCAGTTGATTTCAGCCCAAGGACAACAAGGTAACGCGTTGTTGATTGATTGCCGTTCACTGTCCTGTAAACCAGTGGAAATGCCTGAGTCGCTATCAGTAGTGATCATCAACTCCAATGTCAAACGAGGCCTGGTAGATAGTGAATACAATATGCGTCGCATGCAGTGTGAAACCGGCGCAGATTTATGTAACGTTTCGTCATTGCGGGATTTAAGCGAAGCGCAGTTCGCCACTTTTGAGGATCAACTTGACCCTGTTACGGCCAAGCGCGTGCGACATGTGGTGACTGAAAATGCCCGTACCCAAGCCGCCGCTATTGCTTTGCAGAACGCTGATGTGCAGACCCTCAGTGCATTGATGGCAGCGTCTCACGTGTCAATGCGGGATGATTTTGAGATCACGGTCCCGCAGATAGATTATTTGGTTGAATTAGTCGCTGCAATTATTACTGATAGCGGTGGAGTTCGTATGACCGGCGGCGGTTTTGGCGGCTGTGTCGTTGCCCTAGTACCCCATAAAAAAGTTGCGGAAGTGAAGGCGTCTATTGCGACTCACTACCCAGCAAAAACCGGTTTGATAGCCGATGTATTTGTATGCCGGCCTTCCGCCGGTGCTGAAATTGTGGTTCAGCCATAA
- a CDS encoding sodium/sugar symporter translates to MLLAPLDLAVLAIYVIALMSIAWWVSREKAGHEKDTNDYFLAGSSLPWWAIGASLVASNISAEQIIGMSGSGYAIGLAIASYEWMAAITLIIVGAWLLPIFLKRKIYTMPQFLQQRYDSRVRLTMALFWLSVYVFVNLTAVLWLGALAINTLTGLDLTASLVVLATLSLAYSLYGGLKAVALTDIIQVVLLVAGGLFLSYASLDLLGNGNGMFAGLDRLTSELPEKFNMILTPENEHYMSLPGISVLLGGLWVINLSYWGFNQYIIQRALAAKDLKEARKGIAFAAFLKLLMPVLVVLPGIAAVLLLPPLDRPDQAYPQLMGLMPVGLKGLIFAALVAAILSSLASMTNSISTIFTMDLYAHARPNKSQHHYVKVGRITSVSALVIALVTAQPLLGDSEQAFQFIQEFTGFFTPGIVVLFLLGMFWKKATANGALIAAVGSAVLSLAAKMWLPEVPFMDRVGYVFLSCLALAVVVSLLESKGKDHANAISLDDIDFSTDGSYRLSAVIVIVILICLYSAWW, encoded by the coding sequence ATGTTGTTAGCCCCATTAGATTTAGCTGTATTAGCCATTTATGTCATCGCTTTGATGAGCATTGCATGGTGGGTTTCACGGGAAAAAGCAGGTCACGAAAAAGATACCAATGACTATTTCCTAGCGGGTAGTAGCCTACCTTGGTGGGCAATTGGAGCCTCGCTGGTGGCTTCTAATATCTCTGCCGAGCAGATAATAGGCATGTCAGGTTCCGGCTATGCGATTGGACTGGCCATTGCGTCCTATGAGTGGATGGCGGCTATAACCCTTATTATTGTGGGTGCCTGGTTACTACCAATCTTTTTAAAGCGCAAAATTTATACTATGCCGCAGTTCTTGCAGCAACGTTATGATAGTAGAGTTCGCCTGACTATGGCGCTGTTCTGGTTGTCTGTGTATGTTTTTGTCAACTTAACCGCAGTACTTTGGCTAGGTGCACTGGCCATCAACACGCTAACAGGGTTAGATTTAACTGCTTCTTTGGTAGTGCTTGCCACACTTTCGTTGGCTTACTCTCTTTATGGTGGTCTAAAGGCCGTTGCTCTTACCGATATTATTCAGGTGGTACTGTTAGTAGCGGGGGGATTATTCTTATCTTATGCCTCGCTAGATTTGCTCGGAAATGGCAACGGTATGTTTGCCGGTTTGGACCGATTGACGTCTGAGTTGCCGGAAAAATTCAATATGATCCTTACCCCAGAAAATGAGCATTATATGAGCTTACCAGGAATATCGGTATTGCTCGGTGGTCTGTGGGTAATTAACCTATCTTACTGGGGCTTTAATCAATATATTATTCAGCGGGCCCTCGCGGCCAAAGATTTAAAAGAGGCACGTAAAGGTATTGCTTTTGCCGCATTTCTTAAACTGTTGATGCCGGTTCTTGTGGTGTTGCCAGGGATTGCTGCTGTATTACTGCTTCCCCCTCTGGATCGACCCGATCAAGCTTACCCGCAATTGATGGGCCTGATGCCTGTCGGCTTAAAAGGTTTGATTTTCGCCGCCTTGGTTGCCGCTATCTTGTCGAGTTTAGCTTCGATGACTAATAGTATTTCTACTATATTCACTATGGACTTATACGCTCATGCCCGGCCTAACAAGTCTCAACATCATTACGTAAAAGTGGGTCGGATCACTAGCGTCTCTGCATTGGTAATAGCGCTTGTTACGGCGCAGCCATTGCTGGGAGATTCTGAACAAGCCTTCCAGTTTATTCAGGAATTTACTGGCTTCTTCACACCCGGGATCGTAGTGTTATTTTTATTGGGCATGTTCTGGAAAAAAGCTACCGCTAATGGCGCACTTATCGCTGCAGTTGGCTCTGCAGTTTTGTCTTTGGCGGCAAAAATGTGGTTACCCGAAGTACCCTTCATGGACCGCGTAGGCTACGTATTTCTATCTTGTCTGGCATTGGCAGTTGTGGTGTCCCTATTGGAAAGTAAAGGGAAAGATCACGCCAATGCTATCTCTTTGGATGACATAGATTTCAGCACAGATGGAAGTTATCGACTTAGCGCGGTGATAGTGATTGTGATCCTTATTTGTTTATATTCAGCATGGTGGTAA